TAAACTGGTGCGTTTGGGTTCTCAAAGGCTACTCTGTTTGAGACTGCCACAAGCTTTGGCTATATCACACACGAGGAGGGGAAAGTAAAAGCCAAAGGGAATGTTTTTACTTTAAAGATTTTATAAGCTACAGAATGTAAAGTGAAAAGAGTAAATACATTCAACAAACCGCCAGAAAAGAGGGCGAAGGAAAAATCTGATCTCTGGTTGATGAGTTGAAGCTTCAAGGAACCGATTCCAGTACTGTTGTATCTCGGATTACTAATGTTTGCATATTGAAACTGTAAAGAGGAAACAGGAGGAAGTAGCTAAAGACTTGTTTGCAGAAACAGTGGTGAAACATGTTATGAGACAaacagaagcaaaaaaaaaaccttgatAGGAGCTGAACACAGTCGTGGTCGGCTCACCATTTGTTTGTTATCTCCTGGACAAGTAGAAGCCctgtaagaagaagaaaaagtacTTAAACGCCACACTATTTTATTTCAATCTCCGAACTAATGCTGATGAGAGATAATCTAACATGAAATCTGCAGGAGAAAAGACTCCAATCCAGTCATCATCTGATGGGTACAGAGAACTAAATTCCACCAACACATGTTCACTATGTTGACCCTgccaaatgatttttttttttttttacattttctcaTTAAAAAAACACTATGAAAGGATCTTGATCAtaatagaaaagaaagagagaatggCTATTGTCACATTAGATCCAAGAACAGTTGGAGAGGCTTTGACATGAGCTTGTTCATTGAGATGGACTGTCGTTTTATGGATAGCAATTCCTGATAAAGGTTTTTCTATATGAAAACATTTCACTTGTTGAATTGCTCCTACAACAACAATCAGCAGCAGCAAGATTACGAAATATGGTTGCTCCCTCATGACTCTTTtaaggagaaaaagaagagtCCTGAAACTTTGAAAGGATAACCACTTGTGAGCACAACAAGTTGAAGACTTTTTGTTAAATCctcaaaatcataaaaattcaaaaagtgGATGAAAGATTACTACAGTCTACAGCTTTGGAGAAGCAATCGGATGAGTCGTTGAAAACAGAGGCTGGAGTTTCTTTGCTCTTTCAACGACCAAGTTTCGTTTACAACACTAGGGAAGAGTTGAcatgatttaaatatatgacTCGCACAGTTtcatatgatttaaataaatgaCTCGCACAAATCTAAAACATCTTTTCGGTCGCTGCtgaacccaaacccaaacccaaagggcccaaaaactaaacaaaaatgtCTTGACCATTTGAAAAGTCAAAAACAtttttgaggaagaagaagccaaGATTTTTGGGCATGGGAGGAGGaggtgaagaagaagcagagaacTCTGTTTGTGCATCATCGATCACACTCGAAGAATGGAACGGTTCTTCTTCTACTAAGCTGTTCAGAACAGCAACCATCACTGCCTCCTCTTCCCTCTCCATCCAAAGGTTCTCCCTTTCCTCCTCTCTTCCTATTTCCAAATCCAAAGGTTCTCCCTTTTTCTCATGAGTGTGTGTGATTTAAATAGGTCTGCTAATCGAATCAACCATGTATGGAGACGAGTTCTTCAAGCCTTTGTACCGGAGGCAAGTTGATGATCTCTTCTCTCCTTTCCTTTGGAATTGAGGATTATGTTTGAGACAACTGAGTTTTTACTTTTGTTCTAAATTGCAGGGATTTCCTGATAGTGTAACTACGGACTATGTTGGGTTTCAATTATGGGACACGTTACAGGTATTTTTTAGATCATACCTGTGTGGCTGGCACTCTAACAATTGGATTTGTGATTAgaatatgttcttttttttatctgCAGGGGCTCTCAACGTATATAAAGATGATGCTTTCAACTCAGGTGAGATCAAGTTTTGAGCTTTTTCAGTTGTCCTGCTGCAGCGGCGTTTTCTGATCTGAACTATTCTCTCAGGCTCTTTTGAGTGCCATTGGGGTTGGTGAGAAATCTGCAACTGTTATAGGCGCTACATTTCAGGTATTTTCTAATTGCTGACATGTAATGTTATCATTTTCTCCTGCTATGGAACGGCCATGGATTATACTGTGATTATTATCTCTTGTTTGTCCTATGCAGTGGTTTCTGAGGGATTTTACTGGGATGCTTGGAGGCATATTGTTCACTTTTTATCAGGTTTTGATGTTGTGTGAGaactttgatgattttattataTCAACAATTGAGACTCCCTTTTGTTTTCTGAGCTCAATATGGGATCTctctgattttcttttttcctgCTCTTCAGGGTTCCAACCTGGATAGTAATGCAAAAATGTGGCGTTTAGTTGCGGACCTTATGAACGATATAGGTTTGTTCCTTTTGTTCTGTTCACGCCAGTAACAGCTAGTTGTCAAAATTAACACTTGAATTTAATAGTTCCCTGTATTTGGTTCTCTGAGACTTCGAATGATCCCAAGCCTTGTTGCTTTTATTGCAGGAATGCTAATGGACCTTCTTTCTCCTCTGTTCCCATCTGCCTTTATCATTGTGGTTTGCTTAGGGAGTCTATCAAGATCATTTAGTGAGTTTCATTACTTGCATCAAGCATTGAAGTTAAGACTTCTTTCTTTAGGTgatatttaaacatttttgcTGATCTACTACACTGCTTGAATTAGCTGGTGTTGCAAGTGGAGCAACCAGAGCAGCTCTAACTCAGCACTTTGCTCGCCAAGACAATGCAGCGGATATATCTGCTAAGGTGGTACTTCTTTTCACTGTGAATGATTTAGAAACTGTGAAATCTGTAGTTGTTTATTGGATATGGTTTTTAACTATTGAAAGGAAGGAAGCCAAGAGACTATGGCAACTATGATGGGAATGTCATTGGGAATGTTGCTCGCTCGGTTTACCTCTGGAAACCCTATAGCTATTTGGTTATCGTTTCTCTCCCTCACCGTGTTTCACATGTATGGTAAGTTACTGATGAAAGTTAAAAAAGGCTTAGATCAAACCAGAAACTCTCTAGTTCTTTTCATTTAactgttttttctttatttacttACGTATATAGCAAACTATAGAGCTGTCCGGTGCCTTGTACTGAATTCGTTGAACTTCGAGAGGAGTTCGATTCTTCTAGCACATTTCATGCAATCTGGCCAAGGTAATGTAATTCTCAGAACGTTTCAATggcttcctttttctttttttttttcattgtatCATATGCATTAAGGATTTTCTTTAACCAAACATGTCGCCAGTTCTCTCTCCCGAACGGGTTTCCTCAATGGAGGGTGTGCTTCCCATGTGGGCCACTTCATTGAAGTCAACTGATTCAAACGCATTGCATAAGAGGGTGCACTTAGGTGTAAGAGTTTCTTCTCTCCCTCGTCCAGATATGTAAGTTCTATACTCTTTAACCACTACAAGTCACAGTttataattaagaaactaagaTTTTCGCATCTTTAAGGGAAATAATCCTTGTGAGGTTTGACAATCTATGTGCAGAGTGCAACTCCTAAATGGTGTGGGAGCTTCTTCTCACAAGAATGGTTTGATTATATCTCTTTTTCCATTATGTTTCTCTGTTTCATATTTGGGAACGTTTGGCGTGTAAACTAGGTTCTTGTCTAATGTGAACCCATGCAGCTAAGTACTTATTGGCACATAGCAAGGTAAATGTAAGTGTGATCTTGCACAAAGACTCAGTGGCTGGAGATGTGTTGAAGTCATATATTCACGCCATTGCTATGTTAAGCCTTATGGAAAAGAGCACAGCTTCTTGTTATTCAGAAGGAGAAGCTTGGATGGATAAACATTATGACGAGTTCCTCAACAAGGTAACTTACAACAACATAAAATCGACTGTTTTAAACTGGTGATTTtcactctctttcttttttttgtttacatgtTATGTTAGCTGAGATCAGGAGGTTGGAAAACAGAGCGTCTTCTTTGCCCTTCCATTACATGGAGAGCAAATTGGATATCTCACACTTC
The Raphanus sativus cultivar WK10039 unplaced genomic scaffold, ASM80110v3 Scaffold2131, whole genome shotgun sequence genome window above contains:
- the LOC130505256 gene encoding protein root UVB sensitive 3, whose translation is MGGGGEEEAENSVCASSITLEEWNGSSSTKLFRTATITASSSLSIQRSANRINHVWRRVLQAFVPEGFPDSVTTDYVGFQLWDTLQGLSTYIKMMLSTQALLSAIGVGEKSATVIGATFQWFLRDFTGMLGGILFTFYQGSNLDSNAKMWRLVADLMNDIGMLMDLLSPLFPSAFIIVVCLGSLSRSFTGVASGATRAALTQHFARQDNAADISAKEGSQETMATMMGMSLGMLLARFTSGNPIAIWLSFLSLTVFHMYANYRAVRCLVLNSLNFERSSILLAHFMQSGQVLSPERVSSMEGVLPMWATSLKSTDSNALHKRVHLGVRVSSLPRPDIVQLLNGVGASSHKNAKYLLAHSKVNVSVILHKDSVAGDVLKSYIHAIAMLSLMEKSTASCYSEGEAWMDKHYDEFLNKLRSGGWKTERLLCPSITWRANWISHTSDSKID